Proteins encoded together in one Chryseobacterium sp. G0201 window:
- a CDS encoding NUDIX hydrolase, whose amino-acid sequence MDSKQQLLDKSNEARELFLPHISADPVVFGFEQNELKVLLIKMNYRKQWLLPGGYVRKDEDLDEAVERILRDRAGVTGVYLEEFGVFGKKNRSEFYFEDFDETLFHKQRFISIGYYALYNPTKLNPISDEFSEKVEWIYLSQLSEIELAMDHREIIEKALMTLREKISTKPIGYNLLPEKFTLSELQKLYEAILGKELNRGNFYRKIKNLGILNKLEEQRRGGAHKSPDLYSFDEENYEKALENGLSNW is encoded by the coding sequence ATGGATTCCAAACAGCAACTGTTAGATAAATCAAACGAAGCCCGAGAGCTTTTTCTTCCTCATATATCCGCCGATCCTGTGGTTTTTGGATTTGAACAGAACGAGTTAAAGGTTTTACTGATCAAGATGAATTACCGAAAACAATGGCTGCTACCAGGAGGTTACGTGAGAAAAGATGAAGATCTGGATGAAGCTGTGGAAAGAATTTTAAGAGACAGAGCCGGTGTAACAGGTGTTTATCTCGAGGAATTTGGAGTCTTTGGAAAGAAAAACAGAAGTGAATTTTATTTTGAAGATTTTGATGAAACGCTTTTCCATAAGCAAAGATTTATCTCAATCGGATATTACGCTTTGTATAATCCTACAAAGTTGAATCCTATTTCGGATGAATTCAGTGAGAAGGTTGAGTGGATCTATTTAAGTCAGTTATCTGAAATTGAACTGGCAATGGATCACCGTGAGATCATAGAAAAAGCATTAATGACTTTACGAGAAAAAATCTCAACAAAACCTATCGGATATAATCTTCTACCTGAAAAATTTACTCTTTCTGAATTACAGAAATTGTATGAAGCTATTCTAGGAAAAGAGCTCAATCGTGGAAATTTTTACAGAAAAATCAAGAACCTTGGAATTTTAAATAAATTGGAAGAACAGAGACGCGGCGGCGCTCATAAATCCCCTGATCTGTATTCTTTTGATGAAGAAAATTATGAGAAAGCGTTGGAAAACGGGTTGAGTAATTGGTAG
- a CDS encoding fibronectin type III-like domain-contianing protein, with translation MVTLQLNPKDLASFITDKSAWIAEKGKYKVSVGTSSLDIKQNAKFKVNSEIIVEKVQHVFPADKQFKDLRP, from the coding sequence ATAGTCACTTTACAGCTTAATCCGAAAGATTTAGCCTCATTTATCACTGATAAAAGCGCGTGGATTGCTGAAAAAGGGAAGTATAAAGTTTCTGTCGGGACATCATCTTTAGATATAAAACAAAATGCAAAGTTTAAAGTAAATTCAGAAATTATCGTAGAAAAAGTACAGCATGTTTTTCCTGCTGACAAACAATTTAAGGATTTAAGACCTTAA
- a CDS encoding SDR family oxidoreductase, which translates to MNIQLISKNALVGAATQGIGAGIATELAKCGANVTVMARNEEKLKNFVASLPIINEDQKHQYLVADFSDFENYKGIISEYFKNNSVDILVNNTNGPEPGVTLEKMVDDYQKAFDLVFKTVCETTNLALPYMIKQKHGRIINVSSLSVKSPINNLVLSNSIRSAVAAWAKTLANEVAQYNITVNNILTGYFDTERIKKLIDHEAEQNNQSVEEIKKGREDKIPMKRLGKPEEYGHLVAFLASEYAAYLTGANIPLDGGLNNTY; encoded by the coding sequence ATGAATATTCAACTAATATCAAAAAATGCATTGGTAGGAGCCGCTACCCAAGGAATCGGAGCCGGAATTGCCACGGAATTGGCAAAATGTGGTGCAAATGTCACGGTAATGGCTCGAAATGAAGAGAAATTAAAAAATTTTGTCGCTTCTTTACCGATTATCAATGAAGACCAGAAACATCAATATCTGGTGGCTGATTTTTCAGATTTTGAAAATTATAAAGGAATTATTTCAGAATATTTTAAAAATAATTCGGTTGATATTCTTGTCAATAATACTAACGGTCCTGAGCCAGGAGTTACCTTAGAAAAAATGGTAGATGATTATCAGAAAGCCTTTGATTTGGTTTTCAAAACAGTTTGTGAAACCACAAATTTGGCTTTACCTTATATGATCAAACAAAAACACGGAAGAATTATCAATGTATCTTCTCTGTCGGTAAAATCACCTATTAATAATTTAGTGCTGTCAAATTCTATTCGCTCTGCAGTGGCCGCATGGGCAAAAACGCTGGCTAATGAAGTGGCACAATATAATATTACGGTTAACAATATTCTCACGGGATATTTTGATACTGAACGAATCAAAAAATTAATTGATCATGAAGCCGAACAGAACAACCAGTCTGTGGAAGAAATAAAAAAAGGACGAGAAGATAAAATTCCTATGAAAAGATTAGGAAAGCCTGAAGAATATGGTCATTTGGTCGCTTTTTTAGCTTCAGAATACGCGGCTTATCTTACCGGAGCCAATATTCCTCTGGATGGAGGATTGAATAATACGTATTAA
- a CDS encoding MFS transporter: MQMNASNGISRTVIWLMAIISGLVVANNYYNQPLLGLISKDLNVSESAASRISMLTQIGYAVGLLMIVPLGDKFLRKRLILIDLFLVFGSLLWMTFATQLWMLYAASLLIGVTSVIPQLFIPIAAELSSDKEKSSNIGTVMSGLLLGILLSRFIGGIVGDVWGWRAMFGIAAGLMILVWFAVYKMLPEMQPNFKGTYKELMRSVGHLAKTQPILQLASFRGAMAFGSMCALFTTLVFHMEKPPFNAGASVVGSFGLAGAVGALAAAKVGKLQKFLDINRIISYSLLVVLGSWAFTYFGGETYWGLIVGVILVDLGVQSSHIMNQTNYFLIKSNAVNRLNTVYMVCYFIGGSLGTWLASIAWQYAQWDGVCFVGASFGLLALIAHILFSNKVNKEIGS, translated from the coding sequence ATGCAGATGAACGCTTCTAACGGTATTTCGCGTACTGTGATCTGGCTAATGGCCATTATTTCCGGACTTGTAGTGGCCAACAATTATTATAATCAGCCATTATTGGGGCTTATTTCGAAAGATTTAAATGTTTCTGAAAGTGCAGCCAGCCGAATTTCTATGCTTACCCAAATCGGTTATGCAGTCGGATTATTAATGATCGTTCCTTTGGGAGATAAATTTTTGCGTAAAAGATTAATTTTGATCGATCTATTTCTAGTATTCGGATCCTTGTTATGGATGACATTTGCGACTCAGTTATGGATGTTGTATGCGGCGAGTCTGCTGATTGGAGTGACGTCTGTAATTCCTCAATTATTTATACCTATCGCCGCTGAACTATCGTCTGACAAAGAAAAATCTTCAAACATCGGAACAGTAATGTCGGGCTTGTTATTAGGAATTCTATTATCAAGGTTTATAGGCGGAATCGTAGGCGATGTCTGGGGATGGAGAGCTATGTTCGGAATTGCCGCAGGACTGATGATTCTGGTATGGTTTGCTGTTTACAAAATGCTACCTGAAATGCAGCCTAATTTCAAAGGAACGTATAAAGAACTGATGCGGTCTGTGGGGCATTTAGCAAAAACACAGCCTATTTTACAGCTTGCATCATTTCGTGGAGCGATGGCTTTTGGATCGATGTGTGCTTTGTTTACAACGTTGGTCTTTCACATGGAAAAACCGCCATTTAATGCGGGTGCATCGGTTGTAGGAAGCTTCGGATTAGCGGGTGCAGTAGGAGCTTTAGCCGCTGCGAAAGTCGGAAAACTTCAAAAATTCTTAGATATTAACAGAATTATTTCATATTCTTTGCTGGTTGTTTTGGGAAGCTGGGCGTTCACGTATTTTGGAGGAGAAACGTATTGGGGACTTATTGTAGGCGTTATCCTAGTAGATTTGGGTGTACAGTCGAGCCACATTATGAATCAGACCAATTATTTTTTAATAAAATCTAATGCCGTAAACCGATTAAATACCGTGTATATGGTTTGTTATTTCATCGGCGGATCATTAGGAACATGGTTAGCATCTATCGCTTGGCAGTATGCACAATGGGACGGTGTTTGTTTCGTGGGAGCATCTTTTGGTTTATTAGCTTTAATTGCTCATATACTGTTCTCTAACAAGGTTAATAAAGAAATCGGAAGCTAG
- a CDS encoding winged helix-turn-helix transcriptional regulator: MAKKKENSTNSINAQYITECDLTYAVCKIGGRWKLLILCKLENGKLRFSELRDRISGITERMLTLQLREMEKEGLLKRTVHAQVPPRVDYELTEIARELIPIWKQLEDWGKKHKKLIKEQLLEVDEN; encoded by the coding sequence ATGGCAAAGAAAAAGGAAAATTCGACGAATAGTATTAATGCACAATATATTACGGAATGTGATCTCACGTATGCTGTTTGTAAAATTGGAGGAAGATGGAAACTCTTGATTTTATGTAAACTTGAAAATGGTAAATTACGTTTCAGTGAGCTCAGAGACCGAATTTCAGGGATTACTGAAAGGATGCTTACCCTCCAGTTAAGAGAAATGGAAAAGGAAGGATTGTTAAAAAGGACCGTTCATGCTCAAGTTCCGCCGAGAGTAGATTATGAACTGACGGAAATTGCCAGAGAGCTGATCCCTATTTGGAAACAGCTTGAAGACTGGGGAAAAAAGCATAAAAAATTAATAAAAGAACAGCTGTTGGAAGTTGATGAAAATTGA
- a CDS encoding alpha/beta hydrolase, giving the protein MQKIIGTLLILGMISCKNISNTKRETKMQLTPKITKVLDHLQKIEVFEGQNSLDISRKHYEIMAQQLSGTKEPVSIIEELSIPTESYEIPVRIYRPKGTTTKSPAIIYIHGGWFISGGYETHDAIARKLANATGAVILFVDYRLAPEHPFPAGLNDCKDATKWLIHNAEKLGVDPQKIGIIGDSAGGTLATALTTQLGNQLKFQVLIYPASDNTLATQSWETYKDGPVLNKEWGVQAWKWYLASEEDKNNPFAVPILIKDFKETPPTLVLLAEHDPLRDEGEQLAQHMKNSGISVKTSLYKDMVHGFMHMGGILDETQAAIEEIAAFTSENLEK; this is encoded by the coding sequence ATGCAAAAAATAATAGGAACACTCCTAATTCTGGGAATGATTTCCTGTAAAAATATAAGCAATACAAAAAGAGAAACAAAGATGCAATTAACTCCAAAAATAACTAAAGTTCTGGACCATTTACAAAAAATAGAAGTATTTGAAGGTCAGAATTCTTTAGACATCAGTCGAAAACATTATGAAATTATGGCTCAGCAACTGAGTGGTACAAAAGAACCAGTTTCCATAATAGAGGAATTAAGTATTCCCACAGAAAGTTATGAAATACCCGTTAGAATATACAGACCCAAAGGAACGACCACAAAATCACCGGCAATCATTTATATTCATGGCGGCTGGTTTATTTCAGGTGGTTATGAAACTCATGATGCAATAGCCAGAAAATTAGCGAATGCAACAGGTGCTGTAATTCTATTTGTAGATTACCGTCTAGCGCCCGAACATCCTTTTCCTGCTGGGCTAAATGATTGTAAAGACGCAACAAAATGGCTTATTCATAATGCCGAAAAACTAGGAGTTGATCCTCAAAAGATCGGCATCATTGGTGATAGCGCAGGCGGAACATTAGCCACGGCTTTAACGACTCAATTGGGAAATCAATTAAAATTTCAGGTTTTAATTTATCCAGCTTCAGATAATACATTAGCTACACAATCTTGGGAAACTTATAAAGATGGTCCTGTCCTAAACAAAGAATGGGGAGTGCAAGCATGGAAGTGGTATTTAGCATCTGAAGAAGATAAAAACAACCCGTTCGCCGTTCCTATTTTAATAAAAGATTTTAAAGAAACTCCTCCCACATTAGTTCTATTAGCAGAACATGATCCTTTGAGAGATGAGGGTGAACAATTAGCACAACATATGAAAAATTCAGGGATTTCTGTGAAAACAAGTCTTTATAAAGACATGGTTCATGGATTTATGCATATGGGAGGTATTCTGGATGAAACACAAGCTGCCATTGAAGAAATCGCAGCATTCACAAGTGAAAATTTAGAAAAATAA